A genome region from Frankineae bacterium MT45 includes the following:
- a CDS encoding Major Facilitator Superfamily protein has translation MLQVATPPAAPVDGYRSRLALSVCLIAVFMQMLDVTGVNIALPAIGSGLHAPARSLQLIPIAYTLTFACSLLTAARIGDRHGRRRVFLIGLTAFAATSAACGCVNHLSELVALRFLQGASGALMAAQTVALIATTFAPATRTAAFAIYGATAGIASIIGPNVGAALLSLNLAGWGWRLIFFINVPFALVALVLGRSCLPESRVRPRPRPDVAGAALCGCGLFLLVGALSIGTSLGWGTYSLAALLIAPLVLACFVSHEARLDGRGGDPLLRVALLRRPSFGWGSLLALLVYGVFTGLVFTLSLTLQLGIGLTPTQGAVMSLPLALGAMGFAALSPRLFRRFDSWLLVAGALALGVALLATAMLIPGAGGWRSLLLLWPALLLAGAGVGVFIAPLPVTVIRDVAPSDLGSASGALPTMQQVGCSIGFAVAAMLYFGRLGRSPRGASEYLQAQQLVLLLLAGAAIGAALVATRIPRQASPSEQLSL, from the coding sequence GTGCTCCAGGTCGCCACGCCCCCGGCGGCGCCGGTCGACGGGTATCGCAGTCGGCTCGCCCTGAGTGTCTGCCTGATCGCGGTCTTCATGCAGATGCTCGACGTCACTGGCGTCAACATCGCGCTCCCCGCCATAGGTTCCGGCCTGCATGCCCCGGCTCGATCGCTTCAGCTCATCCCGATCGCCTACACCCTGACCTTCGCCTGCTCTCTGCTCACAGCGGCGCGGATCGGAGACCGTCACGGTCGCAGGCGGGTCTTCCTCATCGGCCTCACCGCCTTCGCCGCGACCTCGGCCGCCTGCGGCTGCGTCAATCACCTGTCAGAGCTCGTCGCGCTCCGGTTCCTGCAGGGTGCCTCCGGTGCGCTGATGGCGGCCCAGACGGTCGCGCTCATCGCGACCACATTCGCCCCGGCCACCCGGACGGCCGCTTTTGCCATCTATGGTGCGACCGCCGGCATCGCCAGCATCATCGGGCCGAACGTCGGCGCCGCGCTGCTCAGTCTCAATCTCGCTGGCTGGGGCTGGCGGCTCATCTTCTTCATCAACGTCCCGTTCGCGCTGGTCGCTCTCGTTCTCGGCCGGAGTTGCCTCCCCGAGTCGCGAGTCCGGCCGCGGCCGCGGCCGGACGTGGCCGGAGCCGCCCTCTGTGGTTGCGGGCTCTTCCTCCTCGTCGGTGCCCTGAGCATCGGCACCAGCCTCGGCTGGGGGACTTACTCGCTGGCTGCGTTGCTCATCGCGCCGCTCGTACTCGCATGCTTCGTGAGCCACGAGGCTCGTCTTGACGGCCGGGGTGGCGACCCGCTGCTGCGGGTAGCTCTGCTGCGGCGACCGAGCTTCGGCTGGGGATCACTTCTCGCGCTGCTCGTCTATGGGGTCTTCACCGGGCTGGTCTTCACGCTGTCGCTAACTCTGCAGCTCGGGATCGGACTCACCCCGACGCAGGGTGCAGTCATGTCGCTGCCACTGGCGCTGGGGGCGATGGGGTTCGCGGCGCTCTCCCCTCGTCTGTTCCGGCGCTTCGACTCATGGCTGCTCGTGGCCGGTGCCCTGGCACTCGGAGTGGCCCTGCTGGCAACAGCGATGCTGATCCCGGGCGCCGGTGGCTGGAGGTCATTGCTGCTGCTCTGGCCGGCGTTGCTGCTGGCCGGGGCGGGCGTCGGTGTCTTCATCGCCCCGCTGCCGGTGACCGTGATTCGTGACGTCGCCCCGAGTGACCTCGGGTCAGCCTCCGGTGCGCTCCCGACGATGCAGCAGGTCGGGTGCTCCATCGGATTTGCGGTCGCGGCGATGCTCTACTTCGGACGCCTGGGCCGATCACCGCGGGGCGCGTCGGAGTACTTGCAGGCCCAGCAGCTGGTGCTGCTCCTGCTGGCCGGGGCCGCGATTGGGGCCGCCCTGGTCGCCACCCGGATTCCGCGCCAGGCGTCCCCCAGCGAGCAGCTGTCGCTCTAG
- a CDS encoding Condensation domain-containing protein, with the protein MVKFGLVDRWMPVPGRLISWAPTEASRRAARNAPEHPTPPAHIQEAYLESAYRNRHSGFRFSRLCLITFDIVGVLDIDAMTSAVNSFVTRHDTFLTWFTTGEQGSRRHLVDAAEVDLAPTDHGDFTDPELIRDHVQAATPGPDVWECFTFGVIEQPERFTVYAAIDHIATDGISQALTIYELRELYTSALTRTASALPTPGSYVEYCQRERAASAELDLESPTVRSWIDIVQSNGGDLPTFPLDLGVGEDGYTRTADTAYPLLDPARAARFDEACEGVGAKFSGGIFAAAALAQYELTGRSVYLGLTPKSTRATPGEWGAIGWFASLIPIHFSVAGATSFLQLAALAQQAFVDGKALGDTSYHRVLELVTPEHGITTKPGWTAPMISYVDVRKLPGEEELAAAKVGLFGSRGSSEDVFMWINRFTDHTSAIFLYPDTEQAGRSIDLYFAKLNEIFQSVVDEGDYHPPAPDCITAMSSGDLALGRLETSRVG; encoded by the coding sequence ATGGTCAAATTCGGGCTTGTAGACCGGTGGATGCCAGTTCCCGGGCGGTTAATTTCCTGGGCGCCGACCGAAGCGTCGCGACGAGCAGCCAGAAATGCCCCCGAACATCCGACTCCGCCCGCGCACATTCAGGAGGCCTACCTCGAGTCGGCCTATCGCAATCGGCATTCTGGCTTTCGGTTCTCCAGGCTCTGCCTGATCACCTTCGACATAGTCGGAGTGCTGGACATCGACGCCATGACCTCGGCGGTGAACTCGTTCGTCACCCGTCATGACACCTTCCTGACCTGGTTCACGACCGGCGAGCAGGGATCGCGGCGGCACCTCGTCGACGCAGCCGAGGTGGACCTCGCGCCGACCGATCATGGTGACTTCACCGACCCGGAACTCATCCGCGATCACGTTCAGGCCGCGACGCCGGGCCCGGACGTCTGGGAGTGCTTCACGTTCGGTGTGATCGAGCAACCCGAACGATTTACGGTGTATGCAGCGATCGACCACATCGCGACCGACGGTATCTCCCAGGCGCTCACGATCTATGAGCTGCGCGAGCTGTACACCAGCGCGCTGACCCGGACCGCGAGCGCCCTGCCCACTCCGGGAAGCTACGTCGAGTACTGCCAGCGGGAGCGTGCGGCCAGTGCGGAGCTCGATCTGGAGTCGCCGACGGTGCGGAGCTGGATCGATATCGTCCAGTCCAACGGCGGGGATCTGCCTACTTTCCCATTGGATCTTGGTGTTGGCGAGGATGGCTACACGCGCACGGCCGACACGGCGTATCCGCTGCTTGACCCAGCCCGGGCCGCGCGTTTCGACGAGGCCTGCGAAGGCGTCGGAGCCAAGTTCAGCGGCGGGATCTTCGCGGCCGCTGCGCTGGCCCAGTACGAGTTGACCGGCCGGTCGGTGTATCTCGGACTCACACCGAAGAGCACCCGCGCGACGCCGGGCGAGTGGGGGGCGATCGGTTGGTTCGCCAGCCTCATTCCGATCCATTTCAGTGTGGCTGGGGCGACCTCGTTCCTGCAGCTCGCCGCGCTGGCCCAGCAGGCCTTCGTCGATGGGAAGGCGTTGGGAGACACGTCCTACCACCGGGTGCTGGAGTTGGTGACTCCGGAGCACGGCATCACCACCAAGCCGGGTTGGACGGCCCCGATGATCTCCTACGTCGACGTGCGGAAGTTGCCGGGCGAGGAGGAGTTGGCGGCGGCGAAGGTGGGTCTCTTCGGCAGCCGGGGCAGTTCCGAGGATGTCTTCATGTGGATCAACCGATTCACCGATCACACCAGCGCGATCTTTCTGTACCCGGACACCGAGCAGGCGGGGCGGTCGATCGACCTCTACTTCGCCAAGCTCAACGAGATCTTCCAGAGCGTCGTTGACGAGGGGGACTACCATCCGCCGGCACCGGATTGCATCACCGCGATGAGCTCGGGCGACCTGGCGCTTGGGCGCCTTGAGACCTCCCGGGTCGGCTAG